AGGGGTTCCAGGGGAATGTGTACAGCACGTACGCCACGCGCGACCTTTGCCAGATCATGCTGGCGGACGCCGCCCGCATCCAGGAGCACGACTGCGCCTTTATCAACAAGATGAACAAGCGCCGCGGCATTGACCAGCCGGAGGTGTACCCCACGTATTCCGAGCAGGATGCGGAGCGCTGCATGCGCCTGTTCGTGAACATCGGCTATGAACGGCCCATTCCGGTGGCTCCGGGGGTGACGCTGACGTTTTACGACGCAGGGCACATTCTGGGAGCCGCCCAGGTATGCCTGGATATTGAAGACCGCGACGACGGTAAGAAGAAGCGTTTCCTGTTTTCCGGGGACGTGGGGAGGGGAGACAACGAGCTCCTGCGTGATCCCGTGCCTGTGCCGGATGTAGATATTCTGCTGATGGAAAGCACCTACGGCGGTCGTTTCCATGAAGCCCCCTCCCGGGATGACGAGACGTTCTGCCAGGCGATCAGGGAGGCCCTGGAACTGGGAGGCCGCATTTACATTCCCTCCTTTGCGGTGGAGCGCACCCAGCAGCTCCTTTACCTGCTGAACAGGGCCTACCATGAAGGCCATCTTCCCCTGCTGCCCGTGTACGTGGACAGCCCCATGGCCGTGAGCGCCACGGGAATTTTCAGCATCCATCCGGAGTGTTTCAACAAGGAAGTGTATGATTTCCTGTTCCGGGAACAGGACCCGTTTTCTTTTGAGCAGCTGCGATTGATCCGCTCTGTGGGAGAGTCCCAGGCATTGAACAGGATGGACGGCCAGGCCATCATCATTTCCGCTTCCGGCATGTGCGAGGCCGGACGCATCCTGCACCATTTGGCAAACAACATCGGCAATCCGAAGAATACCGTCCTTTTTGTAGGGTATTGCGCGGAACATACCCTGGGACGTAAGATCATCGACGGATGGAAGGAGGTCCCGATCCTGGGCAAGCAATACCGCGTGCGCGCCAGAATCCGGGAGATGGATTCCTTCTCCGGCC
This genomic stretch from Akkermansia biwaensis harbors:
- a CDS encoding MBL fold metallo-hydrolase RNA specificity domain-containing protein, with the translated sequence MKIHFCGAAGTTTGSQHLLEVNGSRILLDCGMYQGRREEAWHINKDFPYFSPADVDVVILSHAHIDHSGNLPNLVKKGFQGNVYSTYATRDLCQIMLADAARIQEHDCAFINKMNKRRGIDQPEVYPTYSEQDAERCMRLFVNIGYERPIPVAPGVTLTFYDAGHILGAAQVCLDIEDRDDGKKKRFLFSGDVGRGDNELLRDPVPVPDVDILLMESTYGGRFHEAPSRDDETFCQAIREALELGGRIYIPSFAVERTQQLLYLLNRAYHEGHLPLLPVYVDSPMAVSATGIFSIHPECFNKEVYDFLFREQDPFSFEQLRLIRSVGESQALNRMDGQAIIISASGMCEAGRILHHLANNIGNPKNTVLFVGYCAEHTLGRKIIDGWKEVPILGKQYRVRARIREMDSFSGHADHGELLEYFDRTGGPKSNIILVHGEEQASLALANALEERQANPVSIAQLGSVMVL